A stretch of the Deltaproteobacteria bacterium genome encodes the following:
- a CDS encoding HAMP domain-containing histidine kinase — protein MLRWSRLIRRLSWVTHPITIFVSLQVVWLAITLIWVIWFVTERAEIGALARRFGQEYFSTEITVAILVVGCILLGVLLVGTILLFVAGQRQSSAARQQRTFVSSVTHELKSPLASLQLAFETMMTHQLDPPTRTRIADMIYSDIDRLRRLIDQILVAGRLDRGILSFDDASSVVPMDDLINKIVDKLSYMDPDLRTRLSIDCPPRLTLRASRMALSLILNNLVENSIKYSPRQSPIKIGFDQRGRDVFMYVQDQGIGLDKKDMKRLFKLFRRGEAAVKKAIPGTGLGLYIVKSAVRVLGGRVWAESAGGGTGSTFYVSLPTEQKE, from the coding sequence ATGCTACGATGGTCTCGACTTATACGGCGACTTAGTTGGGTCACGCACCCAATCACGATTTTTGTATCACTACAAGTCGTTTGGCTAGCAATCACTCTCATTTGGGTGATTTGGTTTGTCACCGAGCGCGCCGAAATTGGGGCATTGGCACGCCGCTTTGGTCAGGAATACTTTAGCACTGAGATCACCGTCGCCATCCTAGTGGTCGGGTGTATCTTGCTCGGTGTGCTACTGGTCGGAACCATACTCCTCTTTGTCGCCGGCCAAAGACAGAGCTCTGCTGCGCGCCAACAACGTACCTTTGTTTCTAGTGTTACCCATGAACTAAAGTCTCCATTGGCGAGTCTACAGCTAGCATTCGAAACCATGATGACCCACCAATTGGACCCACCGACCCGCACGCGTATTGCCGATATGATCTACTCAGATATCGACCGCCTACGACGGTTGATCGATCAAATACTCGTGGCTGGACGCTTAGACCGCGGTATTTTAAGTTTTGACGATGCTTCTTCTGTCGTGCCGATGGACGACTTAATAAACAAAATCGTCGATAAGTTGTCTTATATGGACCCAGACTTAAGAACGCGCCTTTCGATCGACTGTCCTCCCAGACTTACCTTGCGGGCGTCCAGGATGGCTCTTAGCTTGATCCTGAATAATTTAGTTGAGAACTCGATTAAGTACTCTCCGCGTCAGTCACCGATAAAAATTGGCTTTGATCAAAGAGGCCGAGATGTCTTTATGTACGTTCAAGATCAGGGCATTGGACTGGACAAGAAAGATATGAAACGGCTATTCAAGCTGTTCCGCCGCGGCGAAGCTGCAGTTAAGAAGGCGATCCCAGGCACAGGTTTAGGGCTTTATATCGTTAAATCGGCAGTCCGCGTCCTCGGCGGACGAGTATGGGCAGAGAGCGCTGGAGGCGGGACGGGATCTACCTTTTACGTCTCATTACCGACTGAACAAAAAGAATAG
- a CDS encoding 6,7-dimethyl-8-ribityllumazine synthase, with the protein MATRFLIIISRFNDTITKSLLSGAQDTLQDAGIDQSHVDILWVPGAFELATVAAQAARSKTYAAIICLGAVIRGDTPHFDLVAGQAAAGLQRVGIDTGVPVIFGVITTDTVEQALTRSGIKGGNKGVDAAQSALSMVKTMGRLAELARR; encoded by the coding sequence ATGGCCACACGCTTTTTAATCATTATTAGCCGTTTTAATGACACCATCACTAAATCACTACTGAGTGGCGCTCAGGATACCCTGCAGGACGCTGGGATAGACCAAAGTCATGTCGATATCCTTTGGGTACCAGGAGCTTTCGAGCTTGCGACGGTGGCTGCTCAGGCTGCCAGATCGAAGACCTATGCGGCCATCATATGTCTAGGTGCAGTCATACGCGGTGACACCCCGCATTTTGACCTCGTTGCCGGCCAAGCCGCCGCGGGTCTGCAGCGCGTCGGCATTGATACGGGGGTACCGGTTATCTTTGGTGTCATTACCACAGACACCGTCGAGCAGGCTTTGACTCGTTCCGGGATCAAAGGCGGAAATAAGGGTGTTGACGCCGCCCAATCGGCTCTCAGTATGGTCAAGACCATGGGTCGTCTAGCGGAGCTTGCACGTCGGTGA
- a CDS encoding SDR family oxidoreductase — MPQSPFRQDILNGKVALITGGGTGICHGIAHSLGKHGAKLMLMGRREEVLKDACVAFAKQGIEASFVAGDVRDFSQAEKAVAATAAQYGKLDILLNGAAGNFLCPTEKLSSNGFKTVIDIDLLGTFNMSRAAFTQLKATNDSLILNISATLHYQGTIMQSHVMAAKAGIDALAKNLACEWGEYGIRVCTIAPGAIGDTEGMRRLAPMGADKKIASEVPLRRLGTIEDIAHAAVFLASGAASYITGEILVVDGGAWLVKPAFVDRATWEKLAAKS; from the coding sequence ATGCCCCAATCACCGTTTCGTCAGGATATATTAAACGGGAAAGTTGCATTAATCACCGGTGGAGGCACCGGCATTTGCCATGGAATAGCTCATTCCCTCGGCAAGCATGGGGCCAAACTCATGCTCATGGGACGTCGCGAAGAGGTCCTTAAGGACGCTTGCGTAGCCTTCGCCAAGCAGGGGATTGAGGCCTCTTTTGTGGCTGGTGATGTCCGTGACTTTAGTCAAGCCGAGAAAGCTGTAGCTGCGACCGCAGCGCAATACGGTAAACTCGATATCCTACTGAATGGGGCCGCTGGTAATTTTCTATGCCCAACCGAGAAGTTGAGCTCCAACGGGTTTAAAACCGTCATTGATATCGACCTCCTGGGTACATTCAATATGTCGCGAGCGGCATTTACCCAGCTCAAGGCCACTAACGACAGTCTCATCCTAAACATCTCGGCTACCTTGCACTACCAAGGCACCATTATGCAGTCCCACGTGATGGCTGCCAAAGCTGGCATTGATGCTTTAGCCAAAAATCTGGCCTGCGAATGGGGCGAATATGGTATCCGCGTATGCACGATAGCTCCGGGGGCCATCGGTGATACCGAGGGCATGCGCCGCCTCGCTCCCATGGGCGCCGATAAAAAGATTGCGAGCGAAGTGCCTCTGCGTCGGCTAGGCACTATTGAGGACATAGCTCACGCCGCCGTATTTCTCGCCTCAGGTGCGGCATCTTACATTACGGGTGAAATCTTAGTAGTCGACGGTGGTGCTTGGTTGGTAAAACCAGCATTTGTTGACAGAGCAACTTGGGAAAAATTAGCCGCCAAGAGCTAA
- the nusB gene encoding transcription antitermination factor NusB, whose amino-acid sequence MSTHTRTKSREYALQFLYQSEMEKLYLFSDSHFQGFIANQQIPASHVAEVREIARGTLERTAEIDNLIQSVSTNWKLERMSVIDRNVLRLATFELLVAAAPQRVVLNEAIELAKKFGSAESGRFVNGLLDRIAKSTPVG is encoded by the coding sequence GTGAGTACACATACGAGAACAAAGTCGCGCGAATACGCTCTACAGTTTCTTTACCAGTCTGAGATGGAGAAGTTGTATCTATTCTCGGACAGTCACTTCCAGGGATTTATCGCCAATCAACAGATTCCGGCAAGCCACGTTGCCGAGGTGCGCGAAATAGCCCGAGGAACCCTCGAGCGGACTGCAGAAATCGACAACCTTATTCAATCAGTGTCTACCAACTGGAAGCTGGAGCGTATGTCTGTGATCGACCGCAATGTCTTGCGGCTTGCTACGTTCGAGCTACTAGTGGCGGCAGCCCCTCAACGCGTGGTGCTTAACGAAGCCATCGAGCTCGCCAAGAAGTTTGGCTCCGCTGAGTCCGGCCGATTTGTTAACGGATTGCTCGATCGCATCGCCAAATCGACGCCAGTGGGATAA
- the ribB gene encoding 3,4-dihydroxy-2-butanone-4-phosphate synthase, translating to MTSQDVATSRVNLAIQAIKNGGMVIMVDDEDRENEGDLVFAAASVSAAKINFMTKEARGLICLSLTEEAVDQLQLPMMEDSSKRLPSKSTAFTVSIEARDGVSTGISAADRAHTIKVATSAGAKPEDLVVPGHIFPLKARRGGVLQRAGHTEGSIDLVRLAGLAPAAVICEIMNDDGTMARMPDLEGFAKRHDMPIVTIADLISYRLHLETMIQPVAKGVVTTAFGEFQSVLFKSDIDGLTHLAIIKGEQFDDYVTEVRVHRQRPLQDVFGVSMCTSRLRLDYSLELLRNADHAVLIYLTQADAQASLAADFEILTRPRESISGAAIGAKHAPMDPRQLGIGAQLLRNLGVRRMRVHRSHAAPLKGLVGFGLELVGTVEIPSELT from the coding sequence GACGTTGCCACTTCTAGGGTAAACCTCGCAATCCAAGCCATCAAAAATGGCGGCATGGTCATCATGGTTGATGATGAAGACCGTGAGAACGAGGGTGATTTAGTCTTTGCTGCTGCGAGCGTATCCGCCGCTAAGATCAACTTCATGACCAAAGAGGCTCGAGGCTTGATTTGTCTCAGCTTGACGGAAGAGGCTGTTGATCAGCTCCAGCTTCCGATGATGGAGGACAGCAGTAAACGCCTCCCGTCTAAGTCAACCGCATTCACGGTGAGCATTGAGGCTCGGGATGGGGTCTCGACTGGAATCTCCGCCGCTGATCGTGCCCATACGATCAAAGTCGCTACTTCTGCCGGGGCCAAGCCGGAAGACCTGGTAGTCCCAGGACACATCTTCCCTCTCAAAGCCCGTCGGGGTGGGGTTTTACAACGTGCCGGACACACTGAGGGGTCGATAGACCTGGTGCGCCTGGCAGGGTTAGCACCCGCTGCGGTCATCTGCGAGATCATGAATGATGACGGTACTATGGCCCGTATGCCCGACCTTGAGGGTTTTGCCAAGCGTCACGACATGCCTATCGTTACGATCGCCGACCTAATTAGCTATCGTCTGCACCTAGAAACTATGATCCAGCCCGTGGCAAAGGGCGTAGTCACGACCGCCTTCGGTGAGTTTCAAAGCGTCCTCTTTAAGAGTGATATTGACGGCCTCACTCACCTGGCCATCATCAAGGGCGAGCAATTTGACGATTATGTGACTGAGGTTCGCGTCCACAGGCAGCGGCCGCTACAGGACGTGTTTGGCGTCAGCATGTGTACTAGTCGCCTCCGTTTAGACTACTCGCTGGAACTGCTGCGCAATGCTGATCACGCCGTCCTGATCTACCTGACGCAGGCTGACGCGCAGGCCAGCCTTGCCGCTGATTTTGAAATTTTGACCCGACCAAGAGAGTCCATTAGTGGCGCAGCGATAGGGGCGAAACACGCTCCCATGGATCCTCGTCAACTTGGTATAGGCGCCCAGCTGCTAAGAAATCTCGGCGTGCGTCGGATGCGTGTGCATCGTTCTCATGCCGCCCCGCTCAAGGGACTGGTCGGCTTTGGGCTGGAGCTGGTTGGGACTGTCGAAATTCCGTCTGAACTGACATAA